A genomic window from Anolis carolinensis isolate JA03-04 unplaced genomic scaffold, rAnoCar3.1.pri scaffold_13, whole genome shotgun sequence includes:
- the ap5z1 gene encoding AP-5 complex subunit zeta-1 isoform X5, protein MSGENTFPLESIVYPICPNQYACGTIIAGEPDFQPGQLLGTDPCACAEVTRRPKWPKRGKSDREIQDDELKKFISRIHSFLQNQDLGSETIDCLQRLLLIVSATKYRRKLDSKFVELLQTVLYLPKSSEQVQTLCAAILRETSPYSDLSLSWDKIQDTRLLSLVFPIMLAQGSKMEDIEAVGQHVVKILEGRLPEGPNARHLLPLLSKVISLAPASLNEDQINLLSKRMVDWLRYASVQQGVPQTSGGFFNPRARQPGPIAEVDGTVATDFFTVLSVGQYYTEDQWLNMQTFSILRKWLLCYGSDGANSPNSDDKSEVDGSIVSMVSVTSSSSRLLPPKERLREKAFEYCQRLIEQCNRRALKKADAELQKACLVEAITIMDIICRQDSSYVYRSLSCLKNLHSRISGDLSYARVLLPIAQFFLNHSETAAVDSEAVYKHLFTKVPAQLFHSPMLAYEFIQFCRHNLPLFAESVSIFHQNTPNIFKFLAWNSPALVAEYMDILPALLGPDTALEIFHLLLDLPCLAAALDVQLRSPQTPLSERTPLDPSSKPTTCQEALRHPEYRGLFQYLLRAELGPGEPGRLAPARQLLGSVATSPRVVQCAESVPVLLQLFFGVVAKSDELPVACSLQAASVIGCGTLQAASGVFRNSHQHPEQRGYLHPRGVGHRRIRVGLA, encoded by the exons GTGATCG GGAAATCCAGGACGATGAATTGAAGAAATTCATTTCTCGAATCCACAGCTTCCTCCAGAATCAAGACTTGGGGAGCGAAACTATTGACTGCTTGCAAAGGCTCCTCCTTATTGTCTCAGCCACCAAATACAGGCGAAA GTTGGATAGCAAATTTGTGGAACTGCTACAGACAGTGCTATATCTCCCAAAGTCCTCTGAGCAAGTGCAGACTCTTTGTGCGGCCATCTTGAGGGAGACGTCTCCATATAGTGACTTATCCCTGTCTTGGGATAAGATCCAAGACACCAGGCTCTTGAGTCTGGTGTTCCCCATTATGCTAGCCCAG GGCAGTAAAATGGAAGACATAGAAGCTGTGGGGCAGCATGTGGTGAAAATCCTCGAAGGCAGACTTCCTGAAGGTCCGAATGCAAGGCACCTTCTTCCCCTCTTGTCAAAGGTCATCAGTCTTGCACCAGCGAGCCTTAATGAAG ATCAGATCAATCTGCTCAGCAAAAGGATGGTGGACTGGCTGAGATATGCCAGCGTCCAGCAAGGAGTTCCCCAGACCTCAGGAGGCTTCTTCAATCCCAGAGCAAGACAG CCAGGTCCCATTGCGGAGGTAGATGGCACAGTCGCTACAGACTTCTTCACTGTGCTTTCCGTTGGGCAGTATTACACCGAGGACCAGTGGCTCAACATGCAGACTTTTTCCATATTACGGAAGTGGCTCCTGTGCTATGGTAGTGATGGAGCAAACAGTCCAAATTCTG ATGACAAATCTGAGGTGGATGGCTCTATTGTGTCCATGGTCTCTGTCACCTCCAGCTCCAGCCGCCTTCTTCCTCCAAAGGAGCGCTTGAGGGAGAAGGCTTTCGAATACTGCCAGCGTCTTATAGAGCAGTGTAACCGCC GTGCTCTGAAGAAGGCAGATGCCGAGCTGCAGAAAGCA TGTCTCGTTGAAGCAATCACCATCATGGATATTATTTGCAGACAGGACTCCTCTTACGTCTACCGCTCACTCTCTTGTCTAAAGAACTTGCACAGCCGGATCAGTGGAGACCTTTCCTACGCTCGGGTGTTGCTGCCTATTGCCCAGTTCTTCCTGAACCACA GCGAGACAGCAGCAGTGGACTCAGAGGCTGTTTACAAGCACCTCTTCACCAAAGTCCCCGCTCAGCTCTTCCACAGCCCCATGCTGGCCTATGAGTTTATCCAGTTCTGCAGGCACAACCTTCCGTTATTTGCAGAGAGTGTCAGCATCTTTCACCAGAACACCCCAAACATATTCAAG ttCCTAGCATGGAATAGTCCAGCCCTGGTTGCTGAGTATATGGACATTTTACCAGCCTTGCTTGGACCAGACACGGCCCTGGAGATATTTCACTTGCTGCTCGACCTGCCTTGTTTGGCTGCTGCGCTGGATGTCCAGCTGAG GTCTCCCCAGACACCGCTGTCTGAACGGACGCCCCTGGACCCCTCTTCAAAGCCAACCACTTGCCAGGAAGCCCTCCGTCACCCGGAATACAGGGGCCTCTTCCAGTATCTCCTCCGGGCCGAGTTGGGGCCTGGAGAGCCAGGCAG GTTGGCCCCTGCCCGGCAGCTCCTGGGGTCTGTGGCAACTTCCCCGCGCGTTGTGCAGTGTGCAGAGAGCGTCCCTGTCTTGCTGCAACTCTTCTTTGGAGTTGTAGCCAAG AGTGATGAGCTCCCAGTTGCCTGTTCTTTGCAAGCTGCATCCGTCATTGGTTGTGGAACTCTCCAAGCCGCTTCTGGAGTTTTCAGGAACAGTCACCAACATCCAGAACAAAGAGGATATCTTCACCCACGTG GTGTGGGCCATCGGCGAATACGCGTCGGTCTTGCATGA
- the ap5z1 gene encoding AP-5 complex subunit zeta-1 isoform X4 produces the protein MSGENTFPLESIVYPICPNQYACGTIIAGEPDFQPGQLLGTDPCACAEVTRRPKWPKRGKSDREIQDDELKKFISRIHSFLQNQDLGSETIDCLQRLLLIVSATKYRRKLDSKFVELLQTVLYLPKSSEQVQTLCAAILRETSPYSDLSLSWDKIQDTRLLSLVFPIMLAQGSKMEDIEAVGQHVVKILEGRLPEGPNARHLLPLLSKVISLAPASLNEDQINLLSKRMVDWLRYASVQQGVPQTSGGFFNPRARQPGPIAEVDGTVATDFFTVLSVGQYYTEDQWLNMQTFSILRKWLLCYGSDGANSPNSDDKSEVDGSIVSMVSVTSSSSRLLPPKERLREKAFEYCQRLIEQCNRRALKKADAELQKACLVEAITIMDIICRQDSSYVYRSLSCLKNLHSRISGDLSYARVLLPIAQFFLNHSETAAVDSEAVYKHLFTKVPAQLFHSPMLAYEFIQFCRHNLPLFAESVSIFHQNTPNIFKFLAWNSPALVAEYMDILPALLGPDTALEIFHLLLDLPCLAAALDVQLRSPQTPLSERTPLDPSSKPTTCQEALRHPEYRGLFQYLLRAELGPGEPGRLAPARQLLGSVATSPRVVQCAESVPVLLQLFFGVVAKSDELPVACSLQAASVIGCGTLQAASGVFRNSHQHPEQRGYLHPRGSPSSCPSCGRLSKARRLWPPITLTTLKPS, from the exons GTGATCG GGAAATCCAGGACGATGAATTGAAGAAATTCATTTCTCGAATCCACAGCTTCCTCCAGAATCAAGACTTGGGGAGCGAAACTATTGACTGCTTGCAAAGGCTCCTCCTTATTGTCTCAGCCACCAAATACAGGCGAAA GTTGGATAGCAAATTTGTGGAACTGCTACAGACAGTGCTATATCTCCCAAAGTCCTCTGAGCAAGTGCAGACTCTTTGTGCGGCCATCTTGAGGGAGACGTCTCCATATAGTGACTTATCCCTGTCTTGGGATAAGATCCAAGACACCAGGCTCTTGAGTCTGGTGTTCCCCATTATGCTAGCCCAG GGCAGTAAAATGGAAGACATAGAAGCTGTGGGGCAGCATGTGGTGAAAATCCTCGAAGGCAGACTTCCTGAAGGTCCGAATGCAAGGCACCTTCTTCCCCTCTTGTCAAAGGTCATCAGTCTTGCACCAGCGAGCCTTAATGAAG ATCAGATCAATCTGCTCAGCAAAAGGATGGTGGACTGGCTGAGATATGCCAGCGTCCAGCAAGGAGTTCCCCAGACCTCAGGAGGCTTCTTCAATCCCAGAGCAAGACAG CCAGGTCCCATTGCGGAGGTAGATGGCACAGTCGCTACAGACTTCTTCACTGTGCTTTCCGTTGGGCAGTATTACACCGAGGACCAGTGGCTCAACATGCAGACTTTTTCCATATTACGGAAGTGGCTCCTGTGCTATGGTAGTGATGGAGCAAACAGTCCAAATTCTG ATGACAAATCTGAGGTGGATGGCTCTATTGTGTCCATGGTCTCTGTCACCTCCAGCTCCAGCCGCCTTCTTCCTCCAAAGGAGCGCTTGAGGGAGAAGGCTTTCGAATACTGCCAGCGTCTTATAGAGCAGTGTAACCGCC GTGCTCTGAAGAAGGCAGATGCCGAGCTGCAGAAAGCA TGTCTCGTTGAAGCAATCACCATCATGGATATTATTTGCAGACAGGACTCCTCTTACGTCTACCGCTCACTCTCTTGTCTAAAGAACTTGCACAGCCGGATCAGTGGAGACCTTTCCTACGCTCGGGTGTTGCTGCCTATTGCCCAGTTCTTCCTGAACCACA GCGAGACAGCAGCAGTGGACTCAGAGGCTGTTTACAAGCACCTCTTCACCAAAGTCCCCGCTCAGCTCTTCCACAGCCCCATGCTGGCCTATGAGTTTATCCAGTTCTGCAGGCACAACCTTCCGTTATTTGCAGAGAGTGTCAGCATCTTTCACCAGAACACCCCAAACATATTCAAG ttCCTAGCATGGAATAGTCCAGCCCTGGTTGCTGAGTATATGGACATTTTACCAGCCTTGCTTGGACCAGACACGGCCCTGGAGATATTTCACTTGCTGCTCGACCTGCCTTGTTTGGCTGCTGCGCTGGATGTCCAGCTGAG GTCTCCCCAGACACCGCTGTCTGAACGGACGCCCCTGGACCCCTCTTCAAAGCCAACCACTTGCCAGGAAGCCCTCCGTCACCCGGAATACAGGGGCCTCTTCCAGTATCTCCTCCGGGCCGAGTTGGGGCCTGGAGAGCCAGGCAG GTTGGCCCCTGCCCGGCAGCTCCTGGGGTCTGTGGCAACTTCCCCGCGCGTTGTGCAGTGTGCAGAGAGCGTCCCTGTCTTGCTGCAACTCTTCTTTGGAGTTGTAGCCAAG AGTGATGAGCTCCCAGTTGCCTGTTCTTTGCAAGCTGCATCCGTCATTGGTTGTGGAACTCTCCAAGCCGCTTCTGGAGTTTTCAGGAACAGTCACCAACATCCAGAACAAAGAGGATATCTTCACCCACGTG GGTCTCCCTCTTCTTGTCCAAGCTGCGGACGTTTGTCCAAAGCCCGGCGGTTGTGGCCACCTATAACGCTGACGACGCTGAAGCCATCCTGA
- the ap5z1 gene encoding AP-5 complex subunit zeta-1 isoform X1, whose amino-acid sequence MSGENTFPLESIVYPICPNQYACGTIIAGEPDFQPGQLLGTDPCACAEVTRRPKWPKRGKSDREIQDDELKKFISRIHSFLQNQDLGSETIDCLQRLLLIVSATKYRRKLDSKFVELLQTVLYLPKSSEQVQTLCAAILRETSPYSDLSLSWDKIQDTRLLSLVFPIMLAQGSKMEDIEAVGQHVVKILEGRLPEGPNARHLLPLLSKVISLAPASLNEDQINLLSKRMVDWLRYASVQQGVPQTSGGFFNPRARQPGPIAEVDGTVATDFFTVLSVGQYYTEDQWLNMQTFSILRKWLLCYGSDGANSPNSDDKSEVDGSIVSMVSVTSSSSRLLPPKERLREKAFEYCQRLIEQCNRRALKKADAELQKACLVEAITIMDIICRQDSSYVYRSLSCLKNLHSRISGDLSYARVLLPIAQFFLNHSETAAVDSEAVYKHLFTKVPAQLFHSPMLAYEFIQFCRHNLPLFAESVSIFHQNTPNIFKFLAWNSPALVAEYMDILPALLGPDTALEIFHLLLDLPCLAAALDVQLRSPQTPLSERTPLDPSSKPTTCQEALRHPEYRGLFQYLLRAELGPGEPGRLAPARQLLGSVATSPRVVQCAESVPVLLQLFFGVVAKFADGSLASKLVLAMLERSDQLYEVPGFKTEVYRVMSSQLPVLCKLHPSLVVELSKPLLEFSGTVTNIQNKEDIFTHVVWAIGEYASVLHDKRCTAEQINKFFEVLEAMLFEITQLRPSATVPKYSPRIIAVLMTALAKLASRSQDLIPRVSLFLSKLRTFVQSPAVVATYNADDAEAILTRATELMNLLKMPSVAQFVLTPSAEVSSPRFHRDTHTSLPLAMKTTSRLLEGGEGRGAGSVPG is encoded by the exons GTGATCG GGAAATCCAGGACGATGAATTGAAGAAATTCATTTCTCGAATCCACAGCTTCCTCCAGAATCAAGACTTGGGGAGCGAAACTATTGACTGCTTGCAAAGGCTCCTCCTTATTGTCTCAGCCACCAAATACAGGCGAAA GTTGGATAGCAAATTTGTGGAACTGCTACAGACAGTGCTATATCTCCCAAAGTCCTCTGAGCAAGTGCAGACTCTTTGTGCGGCCATCTTGAGGGAGACGTCTCCATATAGTGACTTATCCCTGTCTTGGGATAAGATCCAAGACACCAGGCTCTTGAGTCTGGTGTTCCCCATTATGCTAGCCCAG GGCAGTAAAATGGAAGACATAGAAGCTGTGGGGCAGCATGTGGTGAAAATCCTCGAAGGCAGACTTCCTGAAGGTCCGAATGCAAGGCACCTTCTTCCCCTCTTGTCAAAGGTCATCAGTCTTGCACCAGCGAGCCTTAATGAAG ATCAGATCAATCTGCTCAGCAAAAGGATGGTGGACTGGCTGAGATATGCCAGCGTCCAGCAAGGAGTTCCCCAGACCTCAGGAGGCTTCTTCAATCCCAGAGCAAGACAG CCAGGTCCCATTGCGGAGGTAGATGGCACAGTCGCTACAGACTTCTTCACTGTGCTTTCCGTTGGGCAGTATTACACCGAGGACCAGTGGCTCAACATGCAGACTTTTTCCATATTACGGAAGTGGCTCCTGTGCTATGGTAGTGATGGAGCAAACAGTCCAAATTCTG ATGACAAATCTGAGGTGGATGGCTCTATTGTGTCCATGGTCTCTGTCACCTCCAGCTCCAGCCGCCTTCTTCCTCCAAAGGAGCGCTTGAGGGAGAAGGCTTTCGAATACTGCCAGCGTCTTATAGAGCAGTGTAACCGCC GTGCTCTGAAGAAGGCAGATGCCGAGCTGCAGAAAGCA TGTCTCGTTGAAGCAATCACCATCATGGATATTATTTGCAGACAGGACTCCTCTTACGTCTACCGCTCACTCTCTTGTCTAAAGAACTTGCACAGCCGGATCAGTGGAGACCTTTCCTACGCTCGGGTGTTGCTGCCTATTGCCCAGTTCTTCCTGAACCACA GCGAGACAGCAGCAGTGGACTCAGAGGCTGTTTACAAGCACCTCTTCACCAAAGTCCCCGCTCAGCTCTTCCACAGCCCCATGCTGGCCTATGAGTTTATCCAGTTCTGCAGGCACAACCTTCCGTTATTTGCAGAGAGTGTCAGCATCTTTCACCAGAACACCCCAAACATATTCAAG ttCCTAGCATGGAATAGTCCAGCCCTGGTTGCTGAGTATATGGACATTTTACCAGCCTTGCTTGGACCAGACACGGCCCTGGAGATATTTCACTTGCTGCTCGACCTGCCTTGTTTGGCTGCTGCGCTGGATGTCCAGCTGAG GTCTCCCCAGACACCGCTGTCTGAACGGACGCCCCTGGACCCCTCTTCAAAGCCAACCACTTGCCAGGAAGCCCTCCGTCACCCGGAATACAGGGGCCTCTTCCAGTATCTCCTCCGGGCCGAGTTGGGGCCTGGAGAGCCAGGCAG GTTGGCCCCTGCCCGGCAGCTCCTGGGGTCTGTGGCAACTTCCCCGCGCGTTGTGCAGTGTGCAGAGAGCGTCCCTGTCTTGCTGCAACTCTTCTTTGGAGTTGTAGCCAAG TTTGCAGATGGGTCCCTTGCAAGCAAGCTGGTCTTGGCAAtgctggagagaagtgaccagcTTTACGAGGTTCCAGGGTTCAAAACAGAAGTGTACAG AGTGATGAGCTCCCAGTTGCCTGTTCTTTGCAAGCTGCATCCGTCATTGGTTGTGGAACTCTCCAAGCCGCTTCTGGAGTTTTCAGGAACAGTCACCAACATCCAGAACAAAGAGGATATCTTCACCCACGTG GTGTGGGCCATCGGCGAATACGCGTCGGTCTTGCATGACAAGAGGTGCACAGCCGAGCAGATCAACAAATTCTTTGAAGTTCTGGAGGCCATGCTCTTTGAGATCACCCAGCTGCGTCCTTCGGCCACTGTCCCAAAGTACTCTCCCCGCATCATTGCCGTGCTGATGACAGCGCTGGCCAAACTTGCATCACGCAGCCAGGACCTGATCCCAAG GGTCTCCCTCTTCTTGTCCAAGCTGCGGACGTTTGTCCAAAGCCCGGCGGTTGTGGCCACCTATAACGCTGACGACGCTGAAGCCATCCTGACCCGagccactgagctgatgaacttgctgaaaaTGCCCAGCGTGGCTCAGTTTGTGCTGACGCCATCGGCCGAGGTCTCCAGCCCCCGCTTTCATCGGGACACACACACCTCTTTGCCGCTTGCCATGAAGACAACCAGCCGGCTtttggaaggaggagaaggaagaggagctgGCTCCGTTCCTGGCTGA
- the ap5z1 gene encoding AP-5 complex subunit zeta-1 isoform X2 produces MYTAGTESFLRQAREIQDDELKKFISRIHSFLQNQDLGSETIDCLQRLLLIVSATKYRRKLDSKFVELLQTVLYLPKSSEQVQTLCAAILRETSPYSDLSLSWDKIQDTRLLSLVFPIMLAQGSKMEDIEAVGQHVVKILEGRLPEGPNARHLLPLLSKVISLAPASLNEDQINLLSKRMVDWLRYASVQQGVPQTSGGFFNPRARQPGPIAEVDGTVATDFFTVLSVGQYYTEDQWLNMQTFSILRKWLLCYGSDGANSPNSDDKSEVDGSIVSMVSVTSSSSRLLPPKERLREKAFEYCQRLIEQCNRRALKKADAELQKACLVEAITIMDIICRQDSSYVYRSLSCLKNLHSRISGDLSYARVLLPIAQFFLNHSETAAVDSEAVYKHLFTKVPAQLFHSPMLAYEFIQFCRHNLPLFAESVSIFHQNTPNIFKFLAWNSPALVAEYMDILPALLGPDTALEIFHLLLDLPCLAAALDVQLRSPQTPLSERTPLDPSSKPTTCQEALRHPEYRGLFQYLLRAELGPGEPGRLAPARQLLGSVATSPRVVQCAESVPVLLQLFFGVVAKFADGSLASKLVLAMLERSDQLYEVPGFKTEVYRVMSSQLPVLCKLHPSLVVELSKPLLEFSGTVTNIQNKEDIFTHVVWAIGEYASVLHDKRCTAEQINKFFEVLEAMLFEITQLRPSATVPKYSPRIIAVLMTALAKLASRSQDLIPRVSLFLSKLRTFVQSPAVVATYNADDAEAILTRATELMNLLKMPSVAQFVLTPSAEVSSPRFHRDTHTSLPLAMKTTSRLLEGGEGRGAGSVPG; encoded by the exons ATGTACACAGCAGGGACGGAGAGCTTCTTGCGTCAGGCCAG GGAAATCCAGGACGATGAATTGAAGAAATTCATTTCTCGAATCCACAGCTTCCTCCAGAATCAAGACTTGGGGAGCGAAACTATTGACTGCTTGCAAAGGCTCCTCCTTATTGTCTCAGCCACCAAATACAGGCGAAA GTTGGATAGCAAATTTGTGGAACTGCTACAGACAGTGCTATATCTCCCAAAGTCCTCTGAGCAAGTGCAGACTCTTTGTGCGGCCATCTTGAGGGAGACGTCTCCATATAGTGACTTATCCCTGTCTTGGGATAAGATCCAAGACACCAGGCTCTTGAGTCTGGTGTTCCCCATTATGCTAGCCCAG GGCAGTAAAATGGAAGACATAGAAGCTGTGGGGCAGCATGTGGTGAAAATCCTCGAAGGCAGACTTCCTGAAGGTCCGAATGCAAGGCACCTTCTTCCCCTCTTGTCAAAGGTCATCAGTCTTGCACCAGCGAGCCTTAATGAAG ATCAGATCAATCTGCTCAGCAAAAGGATGGTGGACTGGCTGAGATATGCCAGCGTCCAGCAAGGAGTTCCCCAGACCTCAGGAGGCTTCTTCAATCCCAGAGCAAGACAG CCAGGTCCCATTGCGGAGGTAGATGGCACAGTCGCTACAGACTTCTTCACTGTGCTTTCCGTTGGGCAGTATTACACCGAGGACCAGTGGCTCAACATGCAGACTTTTTCCATATTACGGAAGTGGCTCCTGTGCTATGGTAGTGATGGAGCAAACAGTCCAAATTCTG ATGACAAATCTGAGGTGGATGGCTCTATTGTGTCCATGGTCTCTGTCACCTCCAGCTCCAGCCGCCTTCTTCCTCCAAAGGAGCGCTTGAGGGAGAAGGCTTTCGAATACTGCCAGCGTCTTATAGAGCAGTGTAACCGCC GTGCTCTGAAGAAGGCAGATGCCGAGCTGCAGAAAGCA TGTCTCGTTGAAGCAATCACCATCATGGATATTATTTGCAGACAGGACTCCTCTTACGTCTACCGCTCACTCTCTTGTCTAAAGAACTTGCACAGCCGGATCAGTGGAGACCTTTCCTACGCTCGGGTGTTGCTGCCTATTGCCCAGTTCTTCCTGAACCACA GCGAGACAGCAGCAGTGGACTCAGAGGCTGTTTACAAGCACCTCTTCACCAAAGTCCCCGCTCAGCTCTTCCACAGCCCCATGCTGGCCTATGAGTTTATCCAGTTCTGCAGGCACAACCTTCCGTTATTTGCAGAGAGTGTCAGCATCTTTCACCAGAACACCCCAAACATATTCAAG ttCCTAGCATGGAATAGTCCAGCCCTGGTTGCTGAGTATATGGACATTTTACCAGCCTTGCTTGGACCAGACACGGCCCTGGAGATATTTCACTTGCTGCTCGACCTGCCTTGTTTGGCTGCTGCGCTGGATGTCCAGCTGAG GTCTCCCCAGACACCGCTGTCTGAACGGACGCCCCTGGACCCCTCTTCAAAGCCAACCACTTGCCAGGAAGCCCTCCGTCACCCGGAATACAGGGGCCTCTTCCAGTATCTCCTCCGGGCCGAGTTGGGGCCTGGAGAGCCAGGCAG GTTGGCCCCTGCCCGGCAGCTCCTGGGGTCTGTGGCAACTTCCCCGCGCGTTGTGCAGTGTGCAGAGAGCGTCCCTGTCTTGCTGCAACTCTTCTTTGGAGTTGTAGCCAAG TTTGCAGATGGGTCCCTTGCAAGCAAGCTGGTCTTGGCAAtgctggagagaagtgaccagcTTTACGAGGTTCCAGGGTTCAAAACAGAAGTGTACAG AGTGATGAGCTCCCAGTTGCCTGTTCTTTGCAAGCTGCATCCGTCATTGGTTGTGGAACTCTCCAAGCCGCTTCTGGAGTTTTCAGGAACAGTCACCAACATCCAGAACAAAGAGGATATCTTCACCCACGTG GTGTGGGCCATCGGCGAATACGCGTCGGTCTTGCATGACAAGAGGTGCACAGCCGAGCAGATCAACAAATTCTTTGAAGTTCTGGAGGCCATGCTCTTTGAGATCACCCAGCTGCGTCCTTCGGCCACTGTCCCAAAGTACTCTCCCCGCATCATTGCCGTGCTGATGACAGCGCTGGCCAAACTTGCATCACGCAGCCAGGACCTGATCCCAAG GGTCTCCCTCTTCTTGTCCAAGCTGCGGACGTTTGTCCAAAGCCCGGCGGTTGTGGCCACCTATAACGCTGACGACGCTGAAGCCATCCTGACCCGagccactgagctgatgaacttgctgaaaaTGCCCAGCGTGGCTCAGTTTGTGCTGACGCCATCGGCCGAGGTCTCCAGCCCCCGCTTTCATCGGGACACACACACCTCTTTGCCGCTTGCCATGAAGACAACCAGCCGGCTtttggaaggaggagaaggaagaggagctgGCTCCGTTCCTGGCTGA
- the ap5z1 gene encoding AP-5 complex subunit zeta-1 isoform X3: MSGENTFPLESIVYPICPNQYACGTIIAGEPDFQPGQLLGTDPCACAEVTRRPKWPKRGKSDREIQDDELKKFISRIHSFLQNQDLGSETIDCLQRLLLIVSATKYRRKLDSKFVELLQTVLYLPKSSEQVQTLCAAILRETSPYSDLSLSWDKIQDTRLLSLVFPIMLAQGSKMEDIEAVGQHVVKILEGRLPEGPNARHLLPLLSKVISLAPASLNEDQINLLSKRMVDWLRYASVQQGVPQTSGGFFNPRARQPGPIAEVDGTVATDFFTVLSVGQYYTEDQWLNMQTFSILRKWLLCYGSDGANSPNSDDKSEVDGSIVSMVSVTSSSSRLLPPKERLREKAFEYCQRLIEQCNRRALKKADAELQKACLVEAITIMDIICRQDSSYVYRSLSCLKNLHSRISGDLSYARVLLPIAQFFLNHSETAAVDSEAVYKHLFTKVPAQLFHSPMLAYEFIQFCRHNLPLFAESVSIFHQNTPNIFKFLAWNSPALVAEYMDILPALLGPDTALEIFHLLLDLPCLAAALDVQLRSPQTPLSERTPLDPSSKPTTCQEALRHPEYRGLFQYLLRAELGPGEPGRLAPARQLLGSVATSPRVVQCAESVPVLLQLFFGVVAKFADGSLASKLVLAMLERSDQLYEVPGFKTEVYRVMSSQLPVLCKLHPSLVVELSKPLLEFSGTVTNIQNKEDIFTHVGLPLLVQAADVCPKPGGCGHL; the protein is encoded by the exons GTGATCG GGAAATCCAGGACGATGAATTGAAGAAATTCATTTCTCGAATCCACAGCTTCCTCCAGAATCAAGACTTGGGGAGCGAAACTATTGACTGCTTGCAAAGGCTCCTCCTTATTGTCTCAGCCACCAAATACAGGCGAAA GTTGGATAGCAAATTTGTGGAACTGCTACAGACAGTGCTATATCTCCCAAAGTCCTCTGAGCAAGTGCAGACTCTTTGTGCGGCCATCTTGAGGGAGACGTCTCCATATAGTGACTTATCCCTGTCTTGGGATAAGATCCAAGACACCAGGCTCTTGAGTCTGGTGTTCCCCATTATGCTAGCCCAG GGCAGTAAAATGGAAGACATAGAAGCTGTGGGGCAGCATGTGGTGAAAATCCTCGAAGGCAGACTTCCTGAAGGTCCGAATGCAAGGCACCTTCTTCCCCTCTTGTCAAAGGTCATCAGTCTTGCACCAGCGAGCCTTAATGAAG ATCAGATCAATCTGCTCAGCAAAAGGATGGTGGACTGGCTGAGATATGCCAGCGTCCAGCAAGGAGTTCCCCAGACCTCAGGAGGCTTCTTCAATCCCAGAGCAAGACAG CCAGGTCCCATTGCGGAGGTAGATGGCACAGTCGCTACAGACTTCTTCACTGTGCTTTCCGTTGGGCAGTATTACACCGAGGACCAGTGGCTCAACATGCAGACTTTTTCCATATTACGGAAGTGGCTCCTGTGCTATGGTAGTGATGGAGCAAACAGTCCAAATTCTG ATGACAAATCTGAGGTGGATGGCTCTATTGTGTCCATGGTCTCTGTCACCTCCAGCTCCAGCCGCCTTCTTCCTCCAAAGGAGCGCTTGAGGGAGAAGGCTTTCGAATACTGCCAGCGTCTTATAGAGCAGTGTAACCGCC GTGCTCTGAAGAAGGCAGATGCCGAGCTGCAGAAAGCA TGTCTCGTTGAAGCAATCACCATCATGGATATTATTTGCAGACAGGACTCCTCTTACGTCTACCGCTCACTCTCTTGTCTAAAGAACTTGCACAGCCGGATCAGTGGAGACCTTTCCTACGCTCGGGTGTTGCTGCCTATTGCCCAGTTCTTCCTGAACCACA GCGAGACAGCAGCAGTGGACTCAGAGGCTGTTTACAAGCACCTCTTCACCAAAGTCCCCGCTCAGCTCTTCCACAGCCCCATGCTGGCCTATGAGTTTATCCAGTTCTGCAGGCACAACCTTCCGTTATTTGCAGAGAGTGTCAGCATCTTTCACCAGAACACCCCAAACATATTCAAG ttCCTAGCATGGAATAGTCCAGCCCTGGTTGCTGAGTATATGGACATTTTACCAGCCTTGCTTGGACCAGACACGGCCCTGGAGATATTTCACTTGCTGCTCGACCTGCCTTGTTTGGCTGCTGCGCTGGATGTCCAGCTGAG GTCTCCCCAGACACCGCTGTCTGAACGGACGCCCCTGGACCCCTCTTCAAAGCCAACCACTTGCCAGGAAGCCCTCCGTCACCCGGAATACAGGGGCCTCTTCCAGTATCTCCTCCGGGCCGAGTTGGGGCCTGGAGAGCCAGGCAG GTTGGCCCCTGCCCGGCAGCTCCTGGGGTCTGTGGCAACTTCCCCGCGCGTTGTGCAGTGTGCAGAGAGCGTCCCTGTCTTGCTGCAACTCTTCTTTGGAGTTGTAGCCAAG TTTGCAGATGGGTCCCTTGCAAGCAAGCTGGTCTTGGCAAtgctggagagaagtgaccagcTTTACGAGGTTCCAGGGTTCAAAACAGAAGTGTACAG AGTGATGAGCTCCCAGTTGCCTGTTCTTTGCAAGCTGCATCCGTCATTGGTTGTGGAACTCTCCAAGCCGCTTCTGGAGTTTTCAGGAACAGTCACCAACATCCAGAACAAAGAGGATATCTTCACCCACGTG GGTCTCCCTCTTCTTGTCCAAGCTGCGGACGTTTGTCCAAAGCCCGGCGGTTGTGGCCACCTATAA